The DNA region TTTGATTCAAAGACCTGGCCTCTTTCTAGTGTATCTCCACGATCAACTAATTCATCCCCGGTAATTATAACAGCAACTTTAGGAGAATCAAACACCTTTACTTTAGTAATTCCAAAAGATGCTAAGAATCCAAGAGCACTTGGATTAAGACTGGTTCCTTTAACCAATGCAACTTCACCAATACCAATCTGCTCTCCTGTTAATCGAATATTCGCTCCTTTAACAGGTAATTTATCAATCCGAACATCGTCGTGATCTCTTTGCACATGCTCTTGCATTACTACTGTATCAGCCCCAATAGGAACTGCTGCACCGGTAAATATCCGAATGGCCTCATTCTTTTCTAATACATGATCTGAAAATCCACCCGCAGGAACCTCGCCTACTAATTTCAAAACAGTATTACCTTGAACATCGTCATACCGAATTGCATATCCATCCATTGCCGAGTTATCAAAATTTGGCAAATCTAAAGTTGCTTTTACGTCTTGAGCCAAGACAGAGCCAAGTGCATTCTCTAATAAAACTTCCTTCTCAACAAGATGCCTAACAGTACTAACTATCAAGTCTTTTGCTTCTAATATTCCTACAGCCATATATTGTTTTTTCTTAATTTCAAAAATACATTCTTTCGACTACAATATATCGTGCAGAACGCGTGCAAATAATTGCATTTAGGGTTGTTTATTAACAGCATTTTTTATTTAAATTCACCATCCCTCTTTATACGGAGAGTAACGGTATTAAATTAATAACACTTAAAGATTTAACAAGTGAAAAAGCAAGCGAGAGTAGTAGTAATTGGTGGTGGTATTGCAGGATGTAGCACACTTTATCATTTAACTAAATTAGGATGGACTGATGTTGTTCTTGTTGATAAGAATGAATTAACATCTGGCTCTACTTGGTTAGCTGCAGGAAACATTCCGCAATACAGTAGAGGGTTCAATCTTTCTAAAGTTCACAATTATGCTGTTGAGCTTTATCAAACCTTAGAAAAGGAAACTGGACAAGCTGTGGATTGGCATACTACGGGAAGTATTCGATTGGCTTTAAATGAAGAACGAATGCTTGAATACAAGCATGTTGCTGCAAAAGACAAAATCTTAGGAGTTAATTCTAAGATGATGACTGCTGATGAACTTAAAGATGTTTATCCATTACTTCAAACAGATGGTCTTTTAGGCGGATTATATCACCCAGAAGATGGTCACGTTGATCCTACTAGTGTAACGCATGCAATGGCAAAAGGCGCTAAAGCCAACGGTGCTGAGATTTATCTTAACAATCCTGTTACCGGTTTTACGCAAAAGCCAAATGACGAATGGACTGTACATACTAAGGATGGTGACATCGATTGCGAAACCGTAGTTAACTGTGCTGGACTATGGGCTACTAAAATTGCAAATATGATAGGTGTTAATCTACCAATCATTGCGATGGAGCACCACCATATCTTATTTGATGATTTAGAAGAATTGGTTAACTCGGATATGGAACTACCATTATTAAGAGATCCTGATACTTCTTATTACATGAGACAAGAGCTAAAAGGACTACTTATCGGTCCTTACGAGCCAGTTGCGATGCCATGGAATCCGGCAGGAGTGCCAGACGACTATGCTTCAAAAATGCTTAATCCTAATATGGATAGAATTCAAAACATATTAATGGATGCGATAGGTAGAGTACCTGCAATGGGAGAAGCCGGAATTAGAGAAGAAGTTAACGGACCAATTACTTATGCTCCCGATGGAAATCCACTTGTAGGACCAGCTTTCGGAGTTAAGAATTTCTTCATGAATGCTGGACATTGTTTCGGTATTACACAATGTGCTGCTGCAGGATTACACTGCGCAGAATGGATCATTGAAGGAGAAACAAGCATCGACCCAATGTTTATGGATAGCCGTAGATATGGAGAGTTCGCTGACCTTAAATGGGCAGAAGAAAAAGTAAAAGAAACGTACAAAATGATGTACTCGGCTGAATACCCAGGTGAAATTCGTCCGGCAGCAAGAAACGTAAAAACAACTCCTATTTTCGATAAACTTGTTGCAC from Flavobacteriales bacterium includes:
- a CDS encoding molybdopterin molybdotransferase MoeA → MAVGILEAKDLIVSTVRHLVEKEVLLENALGSVLAQDVKATLDLPNFDNSAMDGYAIRYDDVQGNTVLKLVGEVPAGGFSDHVLEKNEAIRIFTGAAVPIGADTVVMQEHVQRDHDDVRIDKLPVKGANIRLTGEQIGIGEVALVKGTSLNPSALGFLASFGITKVKVFDSPKVAVIITGDELVDRGDTLERGQVFESNSIALIAAVKQCGIDECRMYRCEDDKTSLLKLVDVVMQESDLVIFTGGISVGEYDFVGEVLNELNVNEVFYKVRQKPGGPLFFGEQKERFFFGLPGNPAAVMSCFYEYVLPAIRKMKGCDELFLPQGKLPLKNDFEKNPKKGGFLKGKIHENEVEILDKQASSMMRSFAKADCLIYVPENQGEFKSGEMMEIHYLPRN
- a CDS encoding FAD-dependent oxidoreductase, coding for MKKQARVVVIGGGIAGCSTLYHLTKLGWTDVVLVDKNELTSGSTWLAAGNIPQYSRGFNLSKVHNYAVELYQTLEKETGQAVDWHTTGSIRLALNEERMLEYKHVAAKDKILGVNSKMMTADELKDVYPLLQTDGLLGGLYHPEDGHVDPTSVTHAMAKGAKANGAEIYLNNPVTGFTQKPNDEWTVHTKDGDIDCETVVNCAGLWATKIANMIGVNLPIIAMEHHHILFDDLEELVNSDMELPLLRDPDTSYYMRQELKGLLIGPYEPVAMPWNPAGVPDDYASKMLNPNMDRIQNILMDAIGRVPAMGEAGIREEVNGPITYAPDGNPLVGPAFGVKNFFMNAGHCFGITQCAAAGLHCAEWIIEGETSIDPMFMDSRRYGEFADLKWAEEKVKETYKMMYSAEYPGEIRPAARNVKTTPIFDKLVAQGAVMSQTYGWERPNWFAPEGVEAMEINSFKRTNWFEHVGNECKAVRNSVGVLDLSGFSKFSVKGEGTADFLNYLANNNVPKTMGRAAVTTMLADSGKIRCDTTITKLDEDDFMVVTAAAAERHDFDWIQKQIPKGSPIEIKNISEDLAVLVVAGPRSRDLIIKISDADYSKDEFKFATSKMVTIGGREARALRLGFTGELGWEFYCKYEDQEAIYDAIMEAGKEFGIVNFGLRAMMSMRLEKGYCILGNELNYERNPIEAGLGWAVKFKKDFKGKDALLKMQEDGIPESLVMMTVEDDNEADVFMDEPVYDGDNIIGRVSSGGYGFTVQKSLALAYIKTEKAIIGSNYEIEILGVKRKAIVVENPIFDAANERLRG